A window from Citrus sinensis cultivar Valencia sweet orange chromosome 3, DVS_A1.0, whole genome shotgun sequence encodes these proteins:
- the LOC102606647 gene encoding mitochondrial outer membrane protein porin of 36 kDa-like — MSNSPGLYIDIGKKARDLLYKDYGDKQPANHFRYDCVDSNFDVSCQCDAIVPGLSTAFRSIIPDSGGVELRYLHDYAGFTAGIGLKAGRHNHLQSVGLDRIVKFSVVAGNTVLSLGTDAAFDISTRTFSNYNAGLSFNTALFNASVNLNDKLENLRASYYQELVPLTRTAVAAELKHSFSNHRSISDNIPIPTSLTVGFQHGLFPSTLVKVRVNTNGKVGAHVQQSFWQKFSIAVSGETDIRASSWIPNVRFGMAFSS; from the exons ATGAGCAACAGTCCTGGTTTATATATTGATATTGGCAAAAAGGCCAGAG ATCTTCTCTACAAGGATTATGGCGATAAGCAACCAGCAAATCACTTCCGCTACGATTGCGTGGACAGCAATTTTGATGTTTCCTGTCAAT GTGATGCTATTGTGCCTGGACTGAGTACAGCTTTTAGATCTATCATTCCTGATTCTGGCGGG GTGGAACTGCGATACTTGCATGACTATGCTGGGTTTACTGCAGGCATTGGGTTGAAGGCAGGCCGCCATAACCACCTTCAGTCGGTAGGACTTGACCGCATTGTAAAGTTTTCGGTTGTCGCAGGAAACACTGTTCTTTCTCTTGGGACCGATGCAGCGTTTGACATATCAACAAGGACTTTCAGCAATTACAATGCTGGCTTGAGCTTCAACACTGCCTTGTTCAATGCTTCCGTGAACTT GAACGACAAGCTTGAAAACTTAAGAGCTTCTTATTATCAAGAACTGGTCCCTCTGACCAGGACTGCCGTTGCAGCAGAGTTGAAGCATAGCTTTTCTAATCACAGGAGTATTTCCGATAACATTCCCATTCCAACCAGCTTGACAGTTGGTTTCCAGCACGGGCTGTTTCCTTCTACATTGGTGAAGGTCCGTGTCAACACTAATGGCAAGGTGGGTGCTCATGTTCAGCAGTCCTTCTGGCAAAAGTTCTCTATAGCTGTTTCTGGAGAGACTGATATAAGGGCCTCAAGCTGGATTCCCAATGTAAGATTCGGTATGGCATTCAGTTCCTAG